GGAGCCAATGGCTGCGGCGGGCGGGCGGCGGCGCGCGTGCGCGCTGGGTCCCGGAGCTGCGGGCGGGAGGCGGGGACggtgggggaggggagcgggCTGGAGCGCGGCGGAGCTCCTGCCGCCGCCGCAGCCGCTGCCGCCGCAGCGAAGAGGCcatgttgtgtggtgtgtggggcggggggaggaggaggagggagtaaAGCCTAGAGAGGAGACGGGAGAGAGACACCACACACACGGCACAAGATGGCCGGAGAGGCAGCAGCACCCCGAGCTGTCAGGCGTTCCGCCGCGGCCGCGGGGCCCACCAGCCGGCGGGGAGCTACGCCCGGACGGCCCGCAGGCCCGTGGGAGTGGGGCGGCCGCGGCTGAGGCGAGGCGGGCCGCGCGCGTCGGCGTCAGAGCCCGCGGC
The window above is part of the Macaca fascicularis isolate 582-1 chromosome 7, T2T-MFA8v1.1 genome. Proteins encoded here:
- the LOC135971916 gene encoding uncharacterized protein isoform X2, encoding MAAAGGRRRACALGPGAAGGRRGRWGRGAGWSAAELLPPPQPLPPQRRGHVVWCVGRGEEEEGVKPREETGERHHTHGTRWPERQQHPELSGVPPRPRGPPAGGELRPDGPQARGSGAAAAEARRAARVGVRARGRGSQGGRAHDAESAAAVAASEASPGPGGWTRRGREARAGGPARDSDLGDQEVPAAALGPGSPTEELFNLFPVRWELIFMIEFKRTMEP
- the LOC135971916 gene encoding uncharacterized protein isoform X1, yielding MAAAGGRRRACALGPGAAGGRRGRWGRGAGWSAAELLPPPQPLPPQRRGHVVWCVGRGEEEEGVKPREETGERHHTHGTRWPERQQHPELSGVPPRPRGPPAGGELRPDGPQARGSGAAAAEARRAARVGVRARGRGSQGGRAHDAESAAAVAASEASPGPGGWTRRGREARAGGPARDSDLGDQEVPAAALGPGDLEIKINLVADGSEQIEFFYLRYAILKTETLEFYP